A window from Desertifilum tharense IPPAS B-1220 encodes these proteins:
- the psaC gene encoding photosystem I iron-sulfur center protein PsaC has translation MSHSVKIYDTCIGCTQCVRACPTDVLEMVPWDGCKAGQIASSPRTEDCVGCKRCETACPTDFLSIRVYLGAETTRSMGLAY, from the coding sequence ATGTCTCATTCAGTCAAAATCTACGATACTTGCATCGGTTGCACTCAGTGCGTTCGGGCCTGTCCGACAGACGTTCTGGAAATGGTTCCTTGGGACGGCTGCAAAGCGGGTCAAATCGCATCCTCGCCTCGCACGGAAGACTGTGTAGGCTGCAAGCGCTGTGAAACGGCTTGTCCTACGGACTTTCTCAGCATCCGCGTTTACCTGGGTGCTGAAACTACGCGTAGCATGGGTCTAGCCTACTAA